GTTGGTATGCTCTGGCCGATGTTCTCGGCCTTGACCGTAAAGAAATGGTCAACAAAATCCGTCGTAACAAATCCCGCCGGTTTGTCTATCTTCAACGTCAAGTTAGCCCAGCAATGGCTCACTATATCCGTGAACTGAAACTTGCAGGCGTTGGTCTGAAAGCTGAGTCCAGACGTTATTATCCGACAGGTGAAGTTAGTGCTCACTTAGTCGGTGTAACTGGTATTGATGGCCACGGATTGGAAGGTGTTGAGCGTAGCTATGATAAATGGCTGACGGGGGAAGCGGGTAAACGCATCATTCGTAAAGACCGATATGGTCGGGTAGTTGAAAACATTTCATTGGAAGAGCGAGAAGAAGGTAAACCGCTCGAGCTGACAATTGATCAACGTATTCAGGCCATTGCTTATCGTTCTATCAAGCAAGCTGTAGCTGATTACCGTGCTACCTCGGGAACAGCGGTGATATTGGATGTAAAGACCGGTGCAGTGTTGGCGATGGTCAATGCTCCTTCATACAACCCAAATAACCGTTCTGACCTTCAATCGGCCAAAATGAGAAACCGGGCCATCACTGATGCGTTTGAGCCTGGTTCAACGGTGAAACCTTTTGTTGTTTTAGCCGCGCTGGAAAACGGGGTCGCTGATAAAAATACGATCATTGATACTGGCAGTGGCATTATGCCAATTGGCGGCCAGAGAGTACGTGATACATCCAAAGTAGGAAAAGCGGATCTAACGACGATTTTGAAAAAATCGAGTAACATCGGTGTTGCTAAGCTAGCGCTCGATATGCCTTTAGAAGCCTTGCTTGGTATGTACAGTTCTATCGGGTTTGGTGAAATGTCAGGGCTGAACCTAGTGGGTGAAACATCAGGTATTTTCCCCGATCGACGTCGTTGGTCCAAATTTGAAATTGCAACTTTGGCATTTGGTTATGGTTTGACTATTACACCCCTTCAACTTGCGCATGCTTATGCCACACTGGGTAATTTCGGCAAGTATCAACCCATCCATATTATCGAAAACAACCAACAGGACCTATCCCGTCAGGTGATTGATGAGAACAATGCACATATGGTGCTGAATATGTTAGAAACCGTAACTCAGCCTGGTGGTACTGCAACCAAAGCGGCGGTGCCTGGTTATCGTGTTGCAGCAAAGACAGGTACCTCACGCAAGGCGATTGCAGGGGGATATGGTGATGAGTATTTTGCCTATACCGCAGGTGTGGCGCCTGTCAGTAATCCACGCGTAGCTCTAGTGGTAGTGGTTAATGAACCTCAAGGAGACAACTACTATGGCGGTTCCGTGGCTGGCCCCGTGTTTTCTGAGATATTAAAGGGCACACTGCAGATCCTCAATGTTGCTCCTGATGAAAACAGATTTAAAGAAGAATAAGTGAGGTGTTAGATGACCAAAGAACTCACACTGGCTAATTTGCTTGCTCCTTTGGCTGACTTGTCGCCCCAGACTGGAGGTGGCATTGTTATTGAGAGACTGGTTCTCGATAGTCGTAAAGTGGTTCCTGGTTCTACCTTTGTTGCCATTAAAGGTCATGCTGTCGATGGGCGGCAGTTTATCCACTCTGCGGTTGAGCAGGGAGCCAACGCCATTATTGCTGAAGCGGATGAGAAGGCCGTCCACGGTAAGGTGACATGGATTGGTGATGTTCCTGTGATTTACATCAAGCAGCTATCCAGCCATTTGTCTGGACTTGCTAACCGCTTTCAACCTCTTGAGCGCAATCAACTTATCGCAGTGACAGGAACTAACGGTAAAACGACCATCACTCAGTTGATTGCTCAATGGATAGAGCTGACTGGGAAAAAAGCGGCGGTATTGGGAACGACAGGCAACGGTTTTTTAGACTCGTTGAAGCCAGCCTTGAATACAACGGGCAATGCGTTAGAAGTTCAGCAAACTTTGGTGGATTTAGAAAAACAAGGTGCACAATATACCGCGATGGAGATTTCGTCTCACGGTTTGGTTCAAGACAGAGTGAAAGCGCTCAGCTTTGCGGTTGGTGTATTCTCTAATCTCAGTCGTGATCATCTCGATTACCATGGCAC
This window of the Vibrio neptunius genome carries:
- a CDS encoding peptidoglycan glycosyltransferase FtsI (penicillin-binding protein 3; transpeptidase involved in septal peptidoglycan synthesis) is translated as MSKSKVTAPTKKPANTEKPSLIRWRFYLVLLFVLGAFSALVARIAYIQIVEPDNLIQQGDLRSIRAKTIHSARGIISDRNGEPLAVSVPVEAVWADPATIFKRDGFANMDRWYALADVLGLDRKEMVNKIRRNKSRRFVYLQRQVSPAMAHYIRELKLAGVGLKAESRRYYPTGEVSAHLVGVTGIDGHGLEGVERSYDKWLTGEAGKRIIRKDRYGRVVENISLEEREEGKPLELTIDQRIQAIAYRSIKQAVADYRATSGTAVILDVKTGAVLAMVNAPSYNPNNRSDLQSAKMRNRAITDAFEPGSTVKPFVVLAALENGVADKNTIIDTGSGIMPIGGQRVRDTSKVGKADLTTILKKSSNIGVAKLALDMPLEALLGMYSSIGFGEMSGLNLVGETSGIFPDRRRWSKFEIATLAFGYGLTITPLQLAHAYATLGNFGKYQPIHIIENNQQDLSRQVIDENNAHMVLNMLETVTQPGGTATKAAVPGYRVAAKTGTSRKAIAGGYGDEYFAYTAGVAPVSNPRVALVVVVNEPQGDNYYGGSVAGPVFSEILKGTLQILNVAPDENRFKEE